In Pedobacter sp. W3I1, one DNA window encodes the following:
- a CDS encoding TonB-dependent receptor, with product MQKFEEVRWPYGSASQVSLPVFGQEKPVRFRLSVRSLRTSCYLGMLIIVQFIFSIAVKAQTVPIINSTLTGLVTDSKTKEPIPGVVVRINGTTHSAATDNEGKFRFVTGQKFPYTLTVSYIGYKTVEIIATGSPIEIKLEEAANQLDNVVVVGYGTQKRSDITGSVSSISKSALKQPLSSVDQLLKGAAAGVQVTQTSGQPGGGVSIRVRGGSSVQGGNEPLYVVDGFPLYNSSASAGTLSGTPLNPLASINPSDIETIDILKDASATAIYGSRGANGVVIITTKKGKADRSAVTYEGSYGTQSLRKKLDLLNAHDFALLRNDALYDTDPTKGRFQYVSQAQIDQLGVGTDWQSEAVERAPTQNHQLTISGGNPKTRYLISGNYFDQDGILKNTDYSRISIRANVDAQPFEKFKVSASITGSKADANVSPSGIINGLLIMPATASIYDASGAYTLRNPFENIFANPIASLKEQINKSTTNKFLGTAFGEYTIIEGLNLKVLLGADVNSVNEKNYIPSTIYEGSAIGGSAGKGTYNSYSWLNENTLSYNKAFGKHALDAVIGFTQQEFSSETTRASAQKFVTDDLTFNNLQSGATLVAPYSDATRWVLHSYLARVNYSFDNRYFLTSSIRADGSSRFGKGNKWGYFPSAAASWKISNEKFFESLQKTISELKVRASFGTTGNLEIGQYQSLATLYSLNYVFGGTTATGFAPNRIANDRLGWETTHQYDAGLDIGFFNNRIQLTLDGYYKKTKDLLLNVEIPWTTGYGTSLQNYGSVLNKGFEIGLNTRNLTGALIWNTNLNFSVNRNEVLSIGNGAQSYISGNYIVKVGEPLGSFYGNVTDGILQTGEEATKGKYTGSAVPKPGDRLYKDINGDGQFTTAADKAIIGNAQPDFIFGLTNNFEYKGFDLLIFVQGSYGNSILNSNMQTLELFTGQQNASATALNRWTPNNPSQTIPRAKLDPAPVFSDRFIESGSFLRLKDVSLGYTLPKKISAKAKLSNVYFYVAGQNLLTWTNYSGFDPEITSGSNVSPGTDVGIYPIARSVRAGLRLTF from the coding sequence ATGCAAAAATTTGAAGAAGTCAGGTGGCCCTATGGGTCGGCTTCGCAAGTCTCGTTACCAGTTTTCGGGCAGGAAAAGCCTGTTCGATTCAGATTATCAGTCCGTTCCTTGCGCACCTCGTGCTATTTAGGAATGTTGATTATCGTTCAATTTATTTTTTCAATTGCGGTTAAAGCGCAAACAGTACCGATCATTAACTCTACCCTTACTGGTTTAGTTACCGATTCGAAAACCAAAGAGCCCATCCCAGGTGTGGTGGTCCGCATTAATGGAACAACCCACTCTGCAGCAACAGATAACGAGGGTAAATTTAGGTTTGTAACCGGGCAGAAGTTTCCTTACACCTTGACCGTAAGTTACATCGGTTATAAAACCGTCGAAATCATTGCAACTGGAAGTCCGATTGAAATTAAACTGGAAGAAGCGGCCAACCAGCTCGATAATGTGGTGGTAGTGGGGTATGGAACGCAGAAGAGAAGCGACATTACAGGTTCCGTGTCTTCCATTTCTAAATCGGCATTAAAACAACCCTTAAGTTCGGTCGATCAATTGTTAAAAGGTGCCGCTGCCGGTGTGCAGGTTACCCAAACATCTGGTCAGCCGGGTGGTGGCGTCAGCATCCGTGTAAGGGGAGGAAGTTCGGTACAAGGTGGAAATGAGCCTTTGTATGTGGTAGATGGATTTCCTTTGTACAACAGTTCGGCTTCTGCAGGTACGCTGAGCGGTACGCCGCTCAACCCATTGGCCAGTATTAATCCTTCAGATATTGAAACCATTGATATCCTGAAAGATGCTTCTGCAACCGCGATTTATGGTTCGAGAGGAGCCAACGGTGTGGTCATCATCACCACCAAAAAAGGAAAAGCAGATCGTAGTGCAGTTACCTACGAAGGAAGTTACGGCACGCAATCGTTAAGAAAGAAGTTAGACCTCTTAAATGCACACGATTTTGCTTTGCTCAGGAACGATGCTTTGTATGATACCGATCCGACCAAAGGCCGCTTTCAGTATGTAAGTCAGGCACAGATCGATCAGTTAGGCGTTGGGACCGATTGGCAAAGCGAGGCAGTCGAACGTGCACCAACACAGAACCATCAACTCACCATCAGCGGCGGTAATCCAAAAACGAGGTATCTTATCTCGGGGAATTACTTTGATCAGGATGGTATTTTAAAGAACACCGATTATTCAAGGATCAGTATCAGGGCCAATGTAGATGCCCAGCCTTTTGAAAAGTTTAAAGTAAGTGCAAGTATTACCGGAAGCAAGGCCGATGCCAATGTATCTCCTTCAGGGATCATCAATGGTTTGTTAATCATGCCTGCTACTGCTTCCATTTACGATGCTTCGGGCGCTTACACCCTTCGTAATCCTTTCGAAAATATATTTGCCAATCCAATTGCTTCATTAAAAGAACAGATCAACAAATCAACCACCAATAAATTTTTGGGAACAGCCTTTGGAGAATACACCATTATTGAAGGACTGAACTTAAAAGTGTTGCTTGGCGCTGATGTAAACAGTGTAAATGAAAAGAATTATATCCCATCAACCATTTATGAAGGAAGTGCCATTGGTGGTTCGGCCGGAAAAGGCACTTACAATTCTTACTCATGGTTAAATGAAAACACCCTTTCGTACAATAAAGCTTTCGGTAAACATGCTTTAGATGCCGTAATCGGTTTTACGCAACAGGAATTTTCGAGTGAAACCACAAGGGCAAGTGCACAGAAGTTTGTAACGGACGATTTAACCTTTAACAACCTGCAAAGCGGCGCAACTTTGGTAGCGCCTTATTCTGATGCCACGAGATGGGTATTACATTCTTACCTGGCGAGGGTAAATTACAGTTTTGATAACCGTTATTTCCTAACCTCCAGTATCCGTGCCGATGGTTCATCACGGTTTGGAAAAGGAAACAAATGGGGCTATTTCCCTTCAGCAGCGGCTTCATGGAAAATCAGTAATGAGAAATTTTTCGAATCGTTACAAAAAACAATCAGCGAACTTAAAGTGCGTGCGAGTTTCGGTACTACAGGAAACCTGGAGATTGGCCAATACCAGTCTTTGGCAACCTTATACAGTCTCAATTATGTTTTTGGTGGCACTACCGCCACAGGTTTTGCACCTAACCGCATTGCGAATGATAGACTGGGATGGGAAACCACCCATCAGTACGATGCAGGCTTAGATATAGGATTTTTTAACAACAGGATTCAGTTAACCTTAGACGGATACTACAAGAAAACCAAAGATTTATTGTTAAATGTAGAGATTCCGTGGACAACAGGTTACGGTACATCGCTCCAGAATTATGGATCTGTATTAAATAAAGGTTTCGAAATTGGCCTGAATACCCGCAACCTTACCGGAGCATTGATCTGGAATACCAATTTAAACTTTTCTGTTAACCGGAATGAAGTGTTGAGTATTGGTAATGGCGCACAATCTTACATCAGCGGAAACTATATAGTAAAAGTTGGTGAACCATTGGGTAGCTTTTATGGCAATGTAACCGATGGAATCCTGCAAACTGGAGAAGAAGCAACTAAAGGTAAATATACCGGTAGCGCTGTGCCAAAACCTGGCGATAGATTATATAAAGACATTAATGGCGATGGCCAGTTTACCACAGCTGCAGATAAGGCCATTATTGGCAATGCACAGCCCGATTTTATTTTTGGTCTAACCAATAATTTCGAGTATAAAGGTTTCGATCTGTTAATATTTGTACAAGGTTCTTATGGTAACAGCATTTTGAACTCGAATATGCAAACCCTGGAGCTGTTTACCGGGCAACAAAACGCCTCGGCTACCGCTTTAAACCGATGGACACCAAACAATCCAAGTCAGACCATTCCAAGAGCCAAGTTAGATCCAGCACCTGTATTTTCCGATCGCTTTATCGAAAGTGGTTCCTTCTTAAGGTTAAAAGATGTTTCGCTGGGCTATACCTTGCCGAAAAAGATTTCTGCTAAGGCAAAGTTATCCAATGTATATTTTTATGTAGCCGGGCAAAACCTCCTTACCTGGACAAATTACTCAGGCTTCGATCCTGAAATTACCTCAGGAAGTAATGTGTCGCCAGGAACTGATGTCGGGATTTATCCCATCGCCAGATCGGTTAGGGCTGGTTTAAGGTTAACATTTTAA
- a CDS encoding formylglycine-generating enzyme family protein has protein sequence MNLALFYRRSLVIIALSGFLVPDPTSTAKDTHPKKTIYPSVAVCCAAKLPNRFGIIGTLPKLVDATGKTSSIKERKGMVWINGGTYRMGGDNAQASADEFPKHKVSVKGFYIDVTEVTNTQFKQFVKATGYVTTAEQKPDWNILKKQLPPGTPKPAANVLVAASLVFVPAKGPVDINNYAQWWAWSKGADWKHPRGPKSNILGKDNFPVVHVSYFDALAYCKWAGKRLPTEAEWEWAARGGLKDNIYPWGNESVNISKAKANIWEGDFPYKNVLKDKFYYSAPVKSFAPNAYGLYDMAGNVWEWCSDFYDNRYYASVNKPQGITNPQGPAKSHDPDEPYAIKHTVRGGSFLCNDSYCSGYRVARRMKTSEDSGMEHLGFRCVSDK, from the coding sequence ATGAACCTTGCCTTATTTTACAGGAGATCCCTTGTAATCATTGCTTTGTCAGGCTTTTTAGTGCCAGATCCAACTTCGACTGCAAAAGATACCCACCCAAAAAAAACAATTTACCCAAGTGTTGCAGTTTGTTGTGCAGCTAAATTACCTAACCGTTTTGGTATCATCGGTACTTTGCCCAAATTGGTAGATGCTACAGGCAAAACTTCATCAATTAAAGAGCGTAAAGGTATGGTATGGATAAATGGAGGAACTTACCGCATGGGTGGCGACAATGCACAGGCATCGGCCGACGAATTTCCGAAACATAAAGTAAGTGTTAAAGGCTTTTATATTGATGTTACAGAAGTAACCAATACACAATTTAAGCAGTTTGTTAAGGCTACAGGTTATGTTACCACAGCAGAGCAAAAGCCAGATTGGAACATACTTAAAAAGCAATTACCTCCCGGAACACCTAAGCCAGCTGCCAATGTACTGGTTGCCGCTTCATTGGTTTTTGTACCTGCAAAAGGTCCTGTAGATATTAATAATTATGCACAATGGTGGGCCTGGAGCAAGGGCGCCGATTGGAAACATCCTCGCGGACCAAAAAGTAACATTCTAGGAAAAGACAATTTTCCGGTAGTACATGTTTCTTATTTCGATGCCCTTGCTTATTGCAAATGGGCTGGAAAAAGATTGCCAACTGAAGCCGAATGGGAGTGGGCAGCCCGAGGTGGATTGAAAGATAATATTTACCCGTGGGGAAACGAATCTGTAAATATTAGCAAGGCAAAAGCGAATATTTGGGAAGGCGATTTTCCTTATAAAAACGTACTGAAAGATAAATTCTATTACTCAGCACCTGTTAAATCTTTCGCTCCGAATGCCTATGGTCTTTATGATATGGCCGGAAATGTTTGGGAGTGGTGCTCAGATTTTTATGATAACCGATATTATGCAAGCGTAAATAAACCACAGGGAATCACCAATCCGCAGGGACCGGCTAAATCTCACGATCCTGATGAACCTTATGCCATTAAACATACCGTTAGAGGAGGATCTTTTCTCTGCAACGATAGTTATTGTTCTGGTTATCGCGTAGCAAGAAGAATGAAAACATCAGAAGACAGTGGCATGGAACACCTGGGTTTTAGGTGCGTAAGCGACAAATAA
- a CDS encoding YncE family protein, giving the protein MKRKLLSIVVLFAMSIAANAQQKSGLHVLAIHKIQSDGGWDYVSIDQLHNNLFVSHGNQVNILNKNSGDSVGVIHNTLGVHGIAIAGLFGKGYTTNGKAGTCAVFDLNNFIVSAQIKVGQNPDATFFDDYSKKVIVFNGKSSDASIIDPQTDQVIATIALGGKPEAGVPDGKGKVYVNIEDTGEIVCFDMSTYKVLSRYKLKGGEEPSGLAIDRVTSRLFTVCANKVMLILDAKTGKQITSLPIGDNCDGVVFDPATKLAYSANGEGSITVVKEVSANKFVVQETVKTETGARTIAIDLASHHLFLPTAAFEKSKDASQRPHRIPGSFKILEVGK; this is encoded by the coding sequence ATGAAAAGGAAATTATTAAGCATTGTGGTTCTTTTTGCAATGTCAATTGCTGCGAATGCCCAACAGAAAAGTGGCCTGCATGTATTGGCTATCCATAAAATACAAAGCGATGGGGGTTGGGATTATGTAAGTATCGATCAGCTGCACAACAATCTTTTTGTTTCTCATGGCAATCAGGTAAATATATTAAATAAGAACAGTGGCGATTCGGTAGGCGTGATTCACAATACACTTGGTGTACATGGAATTGCAATTGCAGGTCTGTTTGGGAAAGGTTACACCACCAATGGCAAAGCAGGTACTTGTGCCGTTTTCGACTTGAACAACTTCATTGTGTCGGCACAAATTAAGGTTGGACAAAATCCTGATGCTACTTTCTTTGATGATTATAGCAAAAAAGTAATCGTATTCAACGGCAAAAGTAGCGATGCCAGTATTATCGATCCACAAACTGATCAGGTTATCGCAACGATTGCATTAGGAGGCAAACCCGAAGCAGGCGTGCCAGACGGGAAAGGGAAGGTATATGTAAATATCGAAGATACCGGAGAAATTGTTTGTTTTGATATGAGTACCTATAAAGTTTTATCAAGGTATAAGTTAAAAGGCGGAGAAGAGCCGTCTGGCTTAGCTATCGATCGTGTAACATCAAGACTGTTTACGGTTTGTGCAAACAAAGTGATGCTTATTCTGGATGCCAAAACAGGCAAACAGATTACCTCGTTACCGATTGGCGATAATTGTGACGGTGTAGTTTTCGATCCTGCAACTAAATTAGCTTACAGCGCCAATGGAGAAGGCAGCATTACAGTAGTGAAAGAAGTTTCGGCCAATAAATTTGTTGTACAGGAAACCGTAAAAACAGAAACTGGAGCAAGAACCATTGCTATTGATTTAGCTAGTCATCATCTTTTTCTGCCAACGGCAGCTTTCGAAAAAAGTAAAGATGCCAGCCAACGCCCACATCGTATTCCCGGAAGCTTTAAAATTCTGGAAGTAGGTAAATAG